In one window of Azotobacter salinestris DNA:
- the serC gene encoding 3-phosphoserine/phosphohydroxythreonine transaminase produces MSKRAYNFCAGPAALPEAVLLRAQAELLDWHGRGLSVMEMSHRSDEYVAIAEKAEQDLRDLLAIPSNYKVLFLQGGASQQFAEIPLNLLPEGGVADYVDTGIWSRKAMEEARRFGSVNVAASAEAYDYFAIPGQNEWRLSKNAAYLHYASNETIGGLQFDWVPELGDVPLVVDMSSDILSRPVDVSQFGLIYAGAQKNIGPSGLVVVIVREDLLGRARSLCPTMLDYKVAADNGSMYNTPATFSWYLSGLVFEWLKEQGGIEAMAQRNRAKKDLLYGFIDGSAFYTNPISFNARSWMNVPFRLADEKLDKAFLAGAEARGLLNLKGHRSVGGMRASIYNAVGLDAVEALVAYMAEFEKEHG; encoded by the coding sequence GTGAGCAAACGCGCCTATAACTTCTGCGCCGGCCCGGCCGCGCTTCCCGAAGCTGTCCTGCTCCGCGCCCAGGCAGAGCTTCTCGACTGGCATGGCCGGGGGCTGTCGGTGATGGAGATGAGCCATCGCAGCGACGAGTACGTGGCCATCGCCGAGAAAGCCGAGCAGGACCTGCGCGATCTGCTGGCGATTCCCTCGAACTACAAGGTGCTGTTCCTGCAGGGCGGGGCCAGCCAGCAGTTCGCCGAGATTCCGCTGAACCTGCTGCCCGAGGGCGGCGTCGCCGACTACGTCGACACCGGCATCTGGTCGCGCAAGGCCATGGAGGAGGCGCGCCGCTTCGGTAGCGTCAATGTCGCCGCCAGCGCCGAGGCCTACGATTACTTCGCCATCCCCGGACAGAACGAGTGGCGGCTGTCGAAGAACGCCGCCTACCTGCACTATGCCAGCAACGAGACCATCGGCGGCCTGCAGTTCGACTGGGTGCCGGAGCTCGGCGACGTGCCGCTGGTGGTGGACATGTCCTCGGACATCCTCTCCCGACCGGTCGACGTGTCGCAGTTCGGCCTGATCTACGCCGGTGCGCAGAAGAACATCGGTCCCAGCGGCCTGGTGGTGGTGATCGTCCGCGAAGACCTGCTCGGGCGCGCCCGCAGCCTCTGTCCGACCATGCTCGACTACAAGGTCGCCGCCGACAACGGCTCCATGTACAACACCCCGGCGACCTTCTCCTGGTACCTGTCCGGGCTGGTCTTCGAGTGGCTGAAGGAGCAGGGCGGCATCGAGGCCATGGCGCAGCGCAACCGCGCCAAGAAGGATCTGCTCTACGGCTTCATCGACGGCAGCGCGTTCTACACCAACCCGATTTCCTTCAACGCCCGCTCCTGGATGAACGTACCGTTCCGTCTGGCCGACGAGAAGCTGGACAAGGCCTTCCTCGCCGGTGCCGAGGCACGCGGCCTGCTCAACCTCAAAGGCCATCGCTCGGTCGGCGGCATGCGCGCCTCGATCTACAATGCGGTCGGCCTGGACGCAGTCGAGGCTCTGGTGGCCTACATGGCCGAATTCGAGAAGGAGCACGGCTGA